GGCCAGCTGGAATCGGCCCCCGCGACCGTTACCGTCGCCATCAACGCCGTCAACGACCCGCCGACGTTCACGCTCCGCGGCGCGAGCGTCACCGCGAGGAAGAACGCCGGCATCCAGTCCCTGGCCGGCTGGGTCACCCGGATCCGTCCCGGCCCCGCGGACGAAGCCGGTCAGACCGTCTCCTTCACCGCGTCCAACAGCAATCCGTCGCTGTTCGCGGTCCAGCCGGCGATCGACGGCGCCGGCACCCTCACGTTCCGCCCCGCCAAGGCCCGGACCGGCGGGGCCACCGTGACGGTGTTCGCCAGGGACGACGGGGGCACCGCCAATGGCGGATCCGACCAATCCGCCTCGCGGACCTTCACCATCACCGTTCGATGAGCCGAGCCGCACTGGGGGAGGCCGCCGTCACGTGACGGTCCCCGGAGGCGTCAGGCGGAGGCGCTCCGTCGCGGAGCGTCAGAAGCACCTCCACCAGCGAGCCCCACGTGTCGGGGTCCATGGCAAGCCATACGTGTTGTGGACGCTTTGGCCGGCATCGTAGGATAAGTGTCCTCGAATGGTGGATCGAGACGTCAAGTCGCGCCAGATTCTGCGGTCGCCCGAAAGGAAGCCGGACTCGCCGCGTTATTGGCAGTGGCTTTGGTTGTGCGCGGTGCTGGCGGGAACCGTTTGGTTGATGTCGTCGCTCATGCACGGGCGCCCATTCGCCTACGATGAAGCCGACTACCGATTCGTCGCAGAACAGGGTTTCACTGCGAACTACATGGATCGTCCAGCACAGTCGTTCGGCGAGTTCCTGCGGGTCGGCCTGAGCCAAGGTCCAGAGCCAGGGAAGCGTGCCGCTTTATCGCGTCAAGTTCGGGAGTCCGGCGACATCAACTTCTACCGCCATTTTCACGGCCCACTTTACTTCTACTGGCTCGCGATGCTCAACGGGACCAGTGAGAGGGCATCTCGAACGATTTTCATGGCGTTTCCAATTCTCACGATACTGGTTCTGTTCGTCGGGCCGGTGTGGCTCTGCGGATGGACTCGCGGATATGTTGCAGGGGCACTTGCGGCCGGGACGTTCGCTTGGGGTGTCCCCGCAACGTTCACGAACGAACTCGCTCCGCACCAACTCTTCGCGCTCACTACTCTTGTGGTGCTGTTCTTGTTGGCAAAAGCCATGGGGAATGGAAGCCGTTCTTGCTGGTACGGTGCGACACTCGCGACCGCCGTGGCTTTCGCGACCCTAGAAGTTGCGTTCGTTTTGCTATTCACGCTGCTGGTATGTGGCTTCCTCGCGCGGGAACGCCTTCTCGCCGATGCGAGGTTCATGCAACGCTCCGCGATCCTTTTCGTGGTGTCGGTCGCTGTCCTCTGGCCAGGTGCGCTACTACGTTTGGCGTTCCTCAAGGCCTATCTGTTCATGGCGTACCTCGCGGTCTTTCGCAAGGACGCGTGGCCCCCGACGCTGGCGGAGTCCTGGCGGGCACGTCTCTCGATGATGCCCATCGAGTGCCTCCTTATCGGAGCAGCTATTGCGCTCTGGCTTTCGCTTCGAGGCCTTCGGGATCGGCGCATGATTCCGTTCATTCTCTTCGGCTTGCTGACGCTGTTTTCAATGAGTCCGGTAACCACAATCACTCCGCGCTACGTGCTTCCCTTCTTGCCGGCGCTCGTGGCTTTCGCGGCACTCGTGCTGTCGACTTGGCTGGATGGTTGGAAACTTCGCGCCGGTTTGAAATTCGCGCTCGTAGCGGCGGCATGTCTGGTCCTGGGGGCCAACACGATACGAGTCGCAAGCGCTCAGCTCGCAGACGGAAGTGATCCGCGACCCGGGGCGCTGCTCGAACAGATTCGTACCCTGCATCTCGAAGGGAAGAGACTGCTCGTTCCTCGGGGAGATGTTCCGTTACTTCATTACTATTTTCCGCAGGCACGGTTGACGTCGGACGACGATATGCAGCCTGGCGACCTTCCCGTCGTGGTCGACGGCGTTGTGCACGATGGTTATCCCGTGAACATCGCGGTCCGAAAGGACATCCGCCAAGAACAACCGCTGGCCGCTCCTCGCTACCGGGGCACCTCGCTACCGGGGGCTTCTGTCGAGAATCGGACTGAGTGAGGCATCGGCTCCCACGGCGGGCGACCGCCGGTCTGGACGAAGCGCTTGGGCAAACGCTACCGACCCGTCCTTCCTTCGCGTAGCTGCGTCAACACCTCCACCAGCGCGCCCCACATGTCGGGGTCCATGGCCCGGAGCGACGGGAGGTAAACCTCGAGGTTCTCGGCGGGGAACTCCCCGAGGGCGCGCTCCGCCGCGGCGGCGGACGGGGTCGCGACGTGGAGCGCGATCACCTCGCGGTCAGGGACTCGAGGTGATCGAGCAGGGCCTCTACGGACCGCAGAATGGGCAGCCGATCGAGGGGTTCTTCCGCCGTTCCGCCCGTCTCGTAACGGAACTGGACGCGAAGTCGGTGAGCTCGAAGAGCCCCGAAAAACGGTCGGGCACGACCGAGCCCCTCGCTCGAAGCGTGGCGCCGAGCTCCTCGAGGTCGTGAGTTCGCGGGTACTGTTCACCGAGAAAGCTCAGCCACCCCTTCAGCGTCTTCTCGACCGCCTGCTGTGCGTGAAACCCGAACACCTCGTCGTCGAACGTCTTAGGGTCCAACATGCCCCGAAGGGCTTTGAGGTCACGGGCCGCGATCCGGATCAGAAGACGCGCGTGCTCAAGATCGCTCATAGAACACCCGGCCTTCTCGGAGGGTGGTCCCGACGACGTGATTCCTCGAGTCGCCGAAGCGTTCGACCTCGTCGCTCGCGAAGACGAGGATGTCCTTGGGGATCCTGAACCGGGACAGAGCACCCCGAATGCGGGCGATCTCCCGTCGGCGGCTGCGCCCCGGGCCGAAAGGCCTCTTCTCGACGACCAGAAGATCCACGTCCGAGCCCGGCCCCGCGGCGCCTCGTGCGTGCGAGCCGAAGAGGATCACGCGCTCCGGCTCCACCGCCTCGACGATGGCCCGCGCCATCTCGTTGAGTAGCGTCTCCGTAACCGGTGCCATCGCTCCCCCACTTCCGCGCGTCGGGCCATAGTCTGCCCAGGCTCGTCCAATTGCACAAGCGCCCCATCTTGCGCTTCGCGCCGATCGGGTCGCTCAACGTCGTTGTGACGGAATCCTCGGTGCACGCGTACACCCGTGGCTCGGTAACCTCGCGTTGGGGCACCTGGCGACCTTCGCGCTGTGCCGAAGCCG
This genomic stretch from Terriglobia bacterium harbors:
- a CDS encoding HEPN domain-containing protein — its product is MSDLEHARLLIRIAARDLKALRGMLDPKTFDDEVFGFHAQQAVEKTLKGWLSFLGEQYPRTHDLEELGATLRARGSVVPDRFSGLFELTDFASSSVTRRAERRKNPSIGCPFCGP
- a CDS encoding nucleotidyltransferase domain-containing protein, yielding MAPVTETLLNEMARAIVEAVEPERVILFGSHARGAAGPGSDVDLLVVEKRPFGPGRSRRREIARIRGALSRFRIPKDILVFASDEVERFGDSRNHVVGTTLREGRVFYERS